Sequence from the Streptomyces sp. NBC_00440 genome:
GACACCCGGGTCTCACGGATCTACGCCGGTTCCAGCGAGGTCATGAAGACCATCATCGCCAAGGACCTCGGCCTCTGACACCCCGGCGCCCTGACGTGATGGGCCACCGGGCGCCCGCACCCCCCATCCTCCGGAGCACGCCGTGCCACAGCATCCCCTTCCCGTCACGCCGGGTACCGGTACCCGGCCGGCCCTCGACACCGATGGACCGATCCCCCAGCAGGGTGGCTCCGGACCGGCCGCCGGCCTCGGCAGCGACCTCGTCGGCTTCCTGAGCCTCGATCAGCTGGACCGCGACCTGTTCCGCGGATGGTGCCACGCGGGCCTGCCGCTGCGCGCGTTCGGCGGACAGGTCGCCGCGCAGGCACTCACCGCGGCCGGCCGCACCACGGCGGACGGCCACCATGTGCACTCCCTGCACGGCTACTTCCTGCGTGCGGGGGACACCCGGCAGCCCATCCTCTACCACGTCGACCAGCTGCGGGACGGGCGCAGCTATCTCTCCCGGCGGGTCACCGCCGTCCAGGGAGGCGTGGCCATCTTCACGCTCTCCGCGTCCTTCAAGCTCCCCGAGCGGTACGGGGACCGCCACCCGCGCATTCCCGACGCACCATTGCCCGAGGAGCTGCCCGATCCGTACGAGCCGTGGGCCGCGGGCGACCCGGAAGGCTTCGAGATGTCCCAGTGGCGCCGGGTGATGGCCATGCGGTTCGTACCGGACGAGCGGCAGCCGCCACCGGGACTCAACCAGCAACTTGTGTGGCTGAAGTCCACCGAGAAGCTGCCGGACGACCCGCTGCTGCACGTCTGCGCCCTCGCCTACTGCTCCGATCTCACCCTCGCCCCCACCGCGGCCCTCGACAGCGAGAGGCCCCGGCCGCTTCGGGACGGGCCACCACGGTTCTTCATCACCTCGCTCGACCACGCCATGTGGTTCCACCGCCCCTTCCGGGCCGACGAGTGGATGCTGTTCGCCCAGCGCAGCCCCTCGGCCGGTGACGGGCGAGGCCTGTCACTGGGGGAGTTCTGGACACGTGAAGGAACCCTCGTGGCCTCCGTCGTCCAGGAAGCGGTGCTCCGCCCCCACCGCTCGTAATCGCATTCACCACTCATCAAGGGAGTTCTCCATGTCCGGTGCCTGGCCGATGAACATGCCCCGTGGTCTCGACTATCCACCCGTGGGTGTGGACGCGGTCCTCGCAGGTGCCGCCCGCGCCTACCCCGAGCGGGTCGCCGTGCGTGACGGCGATGAGACGCTCACCTATCCCGAGCTGTGCGAGCAGGCCCTGCGGGTGGCGGGTGGTCTGCGCGGGCGCGGTATCCGGCCCGGTGATGTCGTGGCGCTGCACATGCCCAACTCCATGTGGTTCACGGTCGCCTACTACGGAGCGCTGTGTGCCGGTGCGGCGGTCGCCCCGATCAACCCGGCCCAGCCGGCTCTCGTACTGGGCGAACAGCTCGCGGAGGTCACGGCGAAAGCCGTGATCACCAGCCCGGCGGGTGCGGGCACGGCCGTGGAGGCCACCGCCGGGGCGGCGACCTCGGTTGAGCTCGTCGTGTGCGTGCCGCCCACCGCGGCAGCTCCCGCCCGGTCGGAGCCGCGGCAGGGGCTGGTCGAACTGGCCGAGCTGCTGTCCGCGGAGCCGCTGCGGGATTACCGGGTGGACGCCGAGATGGTCGCCCACCTGCAGCTGACGGGGGGCACCACCGGCCGCGCCAAGGCGGTGCGGGTGCTGCACCGCAACATCGTCGCCAACGTGGTGCAGATGCACGGCTGGCGCTCCGCGTGCCTGCCGCACCTGGACGACGAGGGCGGCCTGCGCTTCACCCGGATCCCCGAGGCCGTCACCGCGCACTCGCTGACACCCGGTGACTGTGTCTGCGTCGCGGTGGCACCGCTCTTCCACGGGCTCGGTCTGGTCAGTCAGAGCCTCAACGTCGCAGCCGGCGCCACGGTGGTGATTGCGGGCCGCTTCGACCCCGATGCCCTCTTCGCCGACATCGAGAGGTACGGAGTGACCCATATGGGCGGCTCCCCGGCCATGTACTACGCGATGCTGCGCAGCCCCGCCCTCACCAAGCACGATCTGTCCTCGGTCCGCCTGGTCAACTCCGGTGCGGCTCCCATCGACACCACCGCCCTGCACACGCTGAGCGAACACTTCCCCCGCGCC
This genomic interval carries:
- a CDS encoding acyl-CoA thioesterase; this translates as MPQHPLPVTPGTGTRPALDTDGPIPQQGGSGPAAGLGSDLVGFLSLDQLDRDLFRGWCHAGLPLRAFGGQVAAQALTAAGRTTADGHHVHSLHGYFLRAGDTRQPILYHVDQLRDGRSYLSRRVTAVQGGVAIFTLSASFKLPERYGDRHPRIPDAPLPEELPDPYEPWAAGDPEGFEMSQWRRVMAMRFVPDERQPPPGLNQQLVWLKSTEKLPDDPLLHVCALAYCSDLTLAPTAALDSERPRPLRDGPPRFFITSLDHAMWFHRPFRADEWMLFAQRSPSAGDGRGLSLGEFWTREGTLVASVVQEAVLRPHRS
- a CDS encoding class I adenylate-forming enzyme family protein; its protein translation is MSGAWPMNMPRGLDYPPVGVDAVLAGAARAYPERVAVRDGDETLTYPELCEQALRVAGGLRGRGIRPGDVVALHMPNSMWFTVAYYGALCAGAAVAPINPAQPALVLGEQLAEVTAKAVITSPAGAGTAVEATAGAATSVELVVCVPPTAAAPARSEPRQGLVELAELLSAEPLRDYRVDAEMVAHLQLTGGTTGRAKAVRVLHRNIVANVVQMHGWRSACLPHLDDEGGLRFTRIPEAVTAHSLTPGDCVCVAVAPLFHGLGLVSQSLNVAAGATVVIAGRFDPDALFADIERYGVTHMGGSPAMYYAMLRSPALTKHDLSSVRLVNSGAAPIDTTALHTLSEHFPRAFVAQGYGLSEATMGVTGAPLACDVETPPDSVGVPVFDTEIQIRGADGTAVLPVGETGEVWVRGPAVADGYHGHPELTALQFRDGWLVTGDMGRLDEHGHLFLVGRSKDLIIYKGYNVYPQPLEEILCSHPAIAQAAVVGTPSESAGEVPVGFVVLRPDVAEEAGRGDEFAEEVMAYVAERVAPYQKVRALHIVGALPLSPTGKILKTELRERGNADD